A single genomic interval of Streptomyces sp. 1222.5 harbors:
- a CDS encoding ATP-dependent endonuclease yields the protein MLNSDGSNLATVLLHLHTNKPRLWSTLQGLIADIIPDVGVLMTPVNGGTCEIAFRDPAVKNEFQHNLKDLGTGVEQLLMLLVVGLTRTSTRATVVLEDPEIGLHPSAQRALLGLLQNWSHRSLILTATHSAAMLDWSSPETRVVTVSRKHGVSEAVVVTTERAHLLRELGMRMSDVLSAERILILEGPSDREILEAWFHDVLRSPKVVVLPGGGGYDARHAELLAKWLEVADQLGQRRVLYVRDRDELSGAFLEKLEKSPNTYLLPGREIENLLLDYEVIATLLSTERAKQGRDPVSSAEVAAIARSTADELKHAVVMKRVMTEFSDPVRLVDNSLRRKLGRVVPSEEILISAVVDRIPRPGDVKSRISEAWFTHTAEIDAAWDDAWESLAPGADVLKGIWQHFLGSGYSKSKDGPALAKLMRTPPEALRNVFNAFLSDDESSERKSTG from the coding sequence GTGCTGAACTCGGACGGCTCTAACCTAGCCACCGTCCTGCTTCACCTTCACACCAATAAACCTCGCCTCTGGTCCACTCTCCAAGGATTGATTGCCGATATCATTCCTGATGTTGGAGTACTAATGACACCGGTTAACGGCGGAACGTGTGAAATTGCGTTCAGGGATCCGGCTGTGAAAAATGAGTTTCAGCACAACCTCAAGGATCTCGGTACCGGGGTGGAGCAGTTGCTCATGCTGCTCGTTGTCGGTCTTACACGCACCTCGACCCGCGCGACGGTCGTGCTGGAAGACCCAGAGATCGGCCTTCACCCTAGCGCTCAGCGAGCCCTTCTTGGGCTACTTCAGAACTGGTCCCACCGCAGTCTGATTCTCACTGCCACGCATTCCGCTGCCATGCTGGACTGGTCCTCTCCGGAAACCAGAGTTGTGACCGTGAGTCGGAAGCATGGCGTTTCCGAGGCGGTCGTTGTCACGACTGAGCGGGCCCACCTATTGCGCGAACTGGGCATGCGCATGAGTGATGTCTTGTCAGCGGAGCGGATCTTGATCCTTGAAGGTCCGAGTGACCGGGAAATTCTTGAGGCGTGGTTCCATGATGTGCTGCGTAGTCCCAAGGTTGTAGTTCTACCGGGAGGGGGAGGGTACGACGCTCGCCACGCGGAACTTCTTGCCAAGTGGCTTGAGGTTGCTGACCAGCTCGGCCAGCGACGGGTCCTCTACGTGCGTGATCGTGATGAACTCTCAGGAGCTTTCCTGGAAAAGCTGGAGAAGTCACCTAACACCTACCTGCTTCCCGGCCGCGAGATTGAGAACCTTCTGCTGGACTACGAGGTCATCGCCACCTTGCTGAGCACTGAGCGCGCCAAGCAAGGGCGCGATCCCGTGAGCAGCGCCGAAGTTGCAGCCATTGCGCGGTCAACAGCAGACGAGCTTAAGCATGCTGTGGTTATGAAGCGGGTCATGACCGAATTTTCCGATCCGGTTCGACTAGTAGATAACTCCTTGCGGAGAAAACTCGGCCGAGTAGTGCCGAGTGAGGAGATATTGATTTCAGCTGTGGTCGATCGTATTCCCCGGCCCGGGGATGTGAAGTCGCGTATCAGCGAAGCGTGGTTCACCCATACTGCAGAGATTGACGCTGCTTGGGATGACGCCTGGGAGTCCCTTGCTCCAGGGGCCGATGTACTGAAGGGGATTTGGCAACATTTTCTTGGCAGCGGGTACAGCAAGAGCAAGGACGGTCCTGCACTGGCGAAGTTGATGAGAACACCTCCGGAGGCGCTTCGCAATGTCTTCAATGCGTTCCTGAGCGACGATGAGTCGAGTGAACGCAAGAGCACCGGGTAA
- a CDS encoding bifunctional DNA primase/polymerase, with amino-acid sequence MERSASPTGCSTRAASAPRAWSVGAFNVGIATGPSGLIVIDRDKPKHPGDTPPDAWAHHGVTDGADVLAVLCTRHGQPYPGDTYTVRTWSGGTHLYFLAPEGEPLRNTAGDSSRGLGWKVDTRAWGGLVVGAGSTVAGHPYEVTHHRPVAPLPGWLADLLRSAPLPPQTPITVALTGHGRRTAFLRSAINGEVERVTGSGPHEHNNALYIAAVALGQLVSGGELSEADVTGWLLTAALQVGQGEREARRTIASGLRAGARRPRTVAA; translated from the coding sequence ATTGAAAGGTCGGCTTCGCCGACGGGCTGCAGCACCCGTGCCGCCTCGGCGCCCCGCGCATGGTCCGTCGGCGCCTTCAACGTCGGCATCGCCACCGGCCCTTCCGGCCTGATCGTCATCGACCGGGACAAGCCCAAGCACCCCGGCGACACCCCGCCGGACGCCTGGGCCCATCACGGCGTCACCGACGGCGCCGACGTGCTCGCCGTGCTCTGCACGCGCCACGGCCAGCCCTACCCCGGCGACACCTACACCGTCCGCACCTGGAGCGGCGGCACACACCTCTACTTCCTCGCCCCCGAGGGCGAGCCCCTGCGCAACACCGCCGGAGATAGCTCCCGCGGGCTGGGCTGGAAGGTCGACACCCGCGCGTGGGGCGGACTCGTAGTCGGGGCGGGCAGCACCGTCGCCGGACACCCGTACGAGGTCACCCACCACCGGCCGGTGGCACCCCTGCCGGGCTGGCTCGCCGACCTCCTGCGCTCGGCGCCACTGCCCCCGCAGACGCCCATCACGGTCGCCCTCACCGGCCACGGACGGCGCACCGCCTTCCTCCGCTCCGCGATCAACGGGGAAGTGGAGCGGGTCACCGGCTCCGGCCCGCACGAGCACAACAACGCGCTCTACATCGCCGCGGTCGCCTTGGGACAGCTCGTTTCCGGGGGCGAGCTGAGCGAAGCCGACGTCACCGGCTGGCTCCTCACGGCCGCGCTCCAAGTCGGCCAGGGCGAGCGTGAGGCACGGCGCACCATCGCTTCCGGTTTGCGGGCCGGAGCACGGCGCCCGAGGACGGTCGCCGCATGA
- a CDS encoding AlpA family transcriptional regulator — MSARTQDEKMTVQEVITDLKVAPSTFYRWRQLDIGPRAIKLPNGDVRIRRSEYERWLAEREDAA, encoded by the coding sequence ATGAGCGCCCGTACGCAGGACGAAAAGATGACCGTCCAAGAGGTCATCACCGATCTGAAGGTCGCCCCGTCGACCTTCTACCGGTGGCGCCAACTCGACATAGGCCCCCGTGCGATCAAGCTTCCCAACGGTGACGTACGGATCCGGCGGTCGGAGTATGAGCGTTGGCTTGCGGAGCGGGAGGACGCTGCGTGA
- a CDS encoding FG-GAP and VCBS repeat-containing protein, which translates to MRGSLAAALAVTTLVTPLVLVAAGSASAAPAAARTPLVDFNHDGYADLVFSAVGGYEESTPGRVTVVYGSASGPDTAHAKTFGRATPGVPGDPRSGGRFGQETAAADLDGDRYTDLVVNGYDGKAVVLWGSAAGLSGQGSAELPWNGGHVTAGDFNGDGKRDLVTVDFPRSDDPDNDDQGMLISYGPFTREGKAASTQAVATSQTFGPGGFVTGDITGDGADDIVSNHGFEEMAYGSKFWAGGKDGVNTTPKPLAASVGGAIADVDKDGYGDLIVRDIGNNFEDMPYQKGTILIKYGTANGPSTTRTAKITQDSAGVPGVGEKGDEFGSSISAGDVNGDGYADVAVGIPGEDIESVADAGSTVLLKGSRSGLTGTGAQAFQQSTTGVPGVSEKEDKFGSQVLLSDTNKDGKADLTATAPLEDGTYADSGAAWHLRGAAGGLTVTGIKSFGPKALGAPEKGVVFGSWLAR; encoded by the coding sequence CGGCGGCGCGCACGCCGCTCGTCGACTTCAACCACGACGGGTACGCCGACCTCGTGTTCTCCGCGGTCGGCGGCTACGAGGAGTCGACGCCCGGCCGGGTGACGGTCGTCTACGGCTCCGCGTCGGGCCCCGACACCGCGCACGCCAAGACCTTCGGCCGCGCCACCCCTGGCGTGCCCGGCGACCCGCGGAGCGGCGGACGCTTCGGTCAGGAGACGGCCGCCGCCGACCTCGACGGCGACCGGTACACCGACCTGGTCGTCAACGGCTACGACGGCAAGGCCGTGGTCCTGTGGGGCTCCGCCGCCGGCCTGTCCGGCCAGGGCAGCGCCGAGCTGCCCTGGAACGGCGGGCACGTCACCGCCGGCGACTTCAACGGCGACGGCAAGCGCGACCTGGTCACGGTGGACTTCCCGCGCAGCGACGACCCCGACAATGACGACCAGGGCATGCTCATCTCCTACGGCCCCTTCACGCGCGAGGGTAAGGCCGCGAGCACCCAGGCGGTCGCCACCAGCCAGACCTTCGGCCCCGGCGGCTTCGTCACGGGCGACATCACGGGCGACGGCGCTGACGACATCGTCTCCAACCACGGCTTCGAGGAGATGGCGTACGGCAGCAAGTTCTGGGCCGGCGGCAAGGACGGCGTGAACACCACCCCGAAGCCGCTCGCTGCCTCCGTCGGCGGGGCGATCGCGGACGTCGACAAGGACGGCTACGGCGACCTGATCGTCCGCGACATCGGCAACAACTTCGAGGACATGCCGTACCAGAAAGGCACGATCCTCATCAAGTACGGCACCGCGAACGGGCCTTCGACGACCCGCACCGCGAAGATCACGCAGGACTCGGCGGGCGTGCCCGGCGTCGGCGAGAAGGGCGACGAGTTCGGTTCCTCGATCAGCGCGGGCGACGTGAACGGCGACGGCTACGCGGACGTCGCGGTCGGCATCCCCGGCGAGGACATCGAGTCGGTCGCGGACGCGGGGAGCACGGTGCTGCTCAAGGGCTCCCGCAGCGGTCTGACCGGCACGGGCGCGCAGGCCTTCCAGCAGTCCACGACCGGCGTGCCCGGTGTCTCCGAGAAGGAGGACAAGTTCGGCAGCCAGGTCCTGCTGTCGGACACCAACAAGGACGGCAAGGCCGACCTGACGGCGACCGCGCCTCTGGAGGACGGCACCTACGCCGACTCCGGCGCCGCCTGGCACCTGCGGGGCGCGGCCGGCGGCCTGACGGTCACCGGCATCAAGTCGTTCGGCCCCAAGGCACTCGGCGCGCCGGAGAAGGGCGTCGTGTTCGGCTCGTGGCTGGCGCGCTGA
- a CDS encoding AAA family ATPase, with product MSANPIPPLHLYSVPSDPELAPTAPPKRERPRTAWTADQLMAAHFPEPKWAVPGILAEGVSLLAGPPKVGKSWLSLGLGLSVAAGGKAFDSVPVQGGPVLYLALEDTPRRLKTRMGKLLGGQPAPAGLTLVTECPPFPQGGTEAIAQWLERNPDARMVVIDVFAKMRGQSPACVSAYDADYVAVGYAKRLADHYGVAVVLVHHVRKAGSEDFLTEVSGTNGIAGAADATLVLKRARGQADGILHVTGRDVDEAEYALSFQPASGAWHLLDGPVSDHTVGDTRATILRYVRAHPGAKPKDMAGELPNVDLDTIRRTCNRMADAGQLTKDPGGRYYPDTDTRTEGAQEVSALSGCPGMASDLHEHPGQSELELSGLSGADEAEGEKE from the coding sequence ATGAGCGCCAACCCCATCCCGCCCCTGCACCTGTACTCCGTGCCCAGCGACCCCGAACTGGCACCCACTGCGCCGCCAAAGCGGGAGCGCCCGCGGACCGCATGGACGGCCGATCAGCTCATGGCCGCGCACTTCCCCGAGCCGAAATGGGCCGTGCCCGGCATCCTCGCCGAGGGCGTCAGCTTGCTCGCCGGACCGCCGAAGGTCGGCAAGTCCTGGCTCTCCCTCGGACTGGGCCTGTCCGTCGCGGCCGGAGGCAAGGCGTTCGACTCCGTGCCCGTGCAGGGCGGACCGGTGCTCTACCTCGCCCTGGAAGACACCCCGCGCCGTCTAAAGACCCGCATGGGCAAGCTCCTCGGAGGCCAGCCCGCCCCCGCCGGTCTGACCCTGGTCACCGAATGCCCGCCCTTCCCCCAGGGCGGCACCGAGGCCATCGCACAGTGGCTGGAGCGCAACCCCGACGCGCGCATGGTCGTCATCGACGTGTTCGCCAAGATGCGCGGCCAGTCTCCGGCCTGCGTCTCGGCCTACGACGCGGACTATGTGGCCGTTGGCTACGCCAAGCGGCTCGCCGACCACTACGGCGTCGCTGTCGTCCTCGTGCACCACGTTCGTAAGGCAGGCTCCGAGGACTTCCTCACCGAGGTCTCCGGCACCAACGGCATCGCCGGAGCCGCCGACGCCACCCTCGTACTGAAGCGGGCACGCGGCCAGGCAGACGGCATCTTGCACGTCACCGGCCGCGACGTGGACGAAGCCGAGTACGCCCTCAGCTTCCAACCCGCCTCCGGGGCCTGGCACTTGCTGGACGGCCCGGTGTCCGACCACACCGTCGGCGACACCCGCGCCACGATTTTGCGCTACGTCCGCGCTCACCCCGGTGCCAAGCCGAAGGACATGGCGGGCGAGCTGCCGAACGTTGATCTGGACACGATCCGGCGCACCTGCAACCGCATGGCCGACGCCGGACAGCTCACCAAGGACCCCGGCGGCCGGTACTACCCGGACACCGACACCCGGACAGAGGGCGCGCAAGAGGTGTCCGCGCTGTCCGGCTGTCCGGGTATGGCGTCTGACCTGCACGAACACCCCGGACAGTCGGAATTGGAGCTGTCCGGCCTGTCCGGGGCGGACGAAGCCGAGGGGGAGAAGGAATGA